One region of Oryza sativa Japonica Group chromosome 10, ASM3414082v1 genomic DNA includes:
- the LOC107279073 gene encoding uncharacterized protein → MASTSSGSTPSSAASTGDSTGSIFVNPYATVNVKTHIPITLELKHPNFNKWKTFFTSMCGKFGLLPHIDGTAPPRPDDSTWAQADCCVQGWLFGSVSDAILDVVMETDQTARDLWLAIDDLFQANKEPRTIYLSHEFHSMTQGDMPIADYCQKVKTAADALRDVGHPVTESQLVLNLLSGLNSRFSSTADNIASAPVLPSFASAHNTLLLKELRIANAHKVQAETTMVVAASSANACTSGTCASSSSSQSHGDVSNNSGRRNQ, encoded by the coding sequence ATGGCATCTACATCATCCGGCTCTACTCCATCTTCTGCTGCCAGCACCGGGGATTCTACCGGCTCGATCTTCGTCAACCCGTATGCCACCGTCAACGTCAAGACTCACATACCAATTACCCTGGAGCTCAAGCACCCCAATTTCAACAAGTGGAAGACCTTCTTCACTTCTATGTGTGGCAAGTTTGGGCTCCTTCCTCACATTGATGGCACTGCACCCCCTCGTCCCGACGACTCGACTTGGGCACAAGCCGATTGTTGTGTTCAGGGCTGGCTGTTCGGCTCCGTTTCCGATGCTATCCTCGACGTCGTCATGGAAACCGACCAGACCGCCCGTGACCTATGGCTCGCCATCGACGATCTCTTTCAAGCAAACAAGGAACCCCGCACCATCTATCTCAGTCACGAGTTCCACTCAATGACGCAAGGTGACATGCCCATTGCCGATTATTGTCAGAAGGTGAAGACTGCTGCCGATGCCCTCCGCGACGTCGGCCACCCCGTCACCGAATCTCAGCTTGTCCTCAACTTGCTGAGCGGCCTCAACTCTCGTTTTTCGAGCACCGCCGACAACATCGCTAGCGCCCCTGTTCTGCCCTCCTTTGCCTCAGCGCACAACACCTTGTTGCTCAAAGAGCTGCGAATTGCCAATGCACACAAGGTCCAGGCTGAGACAACCATGGTGGTGGCTGCCTCCTCTGCCAATGCCTGCACTTCCGGCACCTGTGCGTCCTCTTCTTCATCACAGTCTCATGGCGATGTCTCCAACAACAGTGGTCGCCGCAACCAGTGA